A portion of the Rhodococcus pseudokoreensis genome contains these proteins:
- the hisD gene encoding histidinol dehydrogenase, whose product MSFVLKAAVGEPAQRASNPAVVDTVAAVIADVRANGDDAVRKYSEKFDGWSPESFRLSEDQVAEIVKSVPETVLDDLRFAQRQIRNFAQAQRDSIQDIEVETLPGVFLGHRNVPIDAAAAYVPGGRYPLTASAHMTVLTAKVAGVERVAATTPPNAGEAPPISVAAMHLAGADEIFVLGGVQAIAALALGTDTIDPVSILTGPGNAFVAEAKRQLFGEVGIDLFAGPTETLIVADDHADPFTIAVDLLSQAEHGPDSPCVLITTSEAVGRATLDHIEALLPGLVTNAIAGPAWRDHGQVHIVDTLAEAYTLADKFASEHVQILTEDPRQALTSMRNYGALFLGEGTCVPYGDKLIGTNHVLPTLGAANYTGGLWVGKFLKTLTYQEVRNLDTSAQLGEICGRVSRLEKFEGHARSGDLRAAKFGNAPLAWGDIPTRVTSDR is encoded by the coding sequence ATGTCATTCGTTCTCAAGGCCGCCGTCGGTGAACCAGCGCAGCGGGCGAGCAACCCCGCCGTGGTCGACACCGTCGCCGCCGTCATCGCCGACGTCCGCGCGAACGGCGACGATGCCGTCCGGAAGTACTCGGAAAAGTTCGACGGCTGGTCCCCCGAGTCGTTCCGGCTGAGCGAGGACCAGGTTGCGGAGATCGTGAAGTCCGTACCGGAGACCGTCCTCGATGACCTGCGGTTCGCGCAGCGCCAGATCCGTAACTTCGCCCAGGCGCAGCGCGACTCGATCCAGGACATCGAGGTCGAGACCCTGCCTGGCGTCTTCCTCGGCCACCGCAACGTCCCGATCGACGCCGCGGCCGCCTACGTGCCCGGCGGACGCTACCCACTCACCGCGTCCGCGCACATGACCGTGCTCACCGCGAAGGTCGCCGGCGTCGAACGCGTCGCCGCGACGACCCCGCCGAACGCGGGCGAGGCGCCGCCGATCAGCGTCGCCGCCATGCACCTGGCCGGCGCCGACGAGATCTTCGTCCTCGGCGGCGTGCAGGCGATCGCCGCGCTGGCACTGGGCACCGACACCATCGACCCGGTCTCGATCCTGACCGGCCCCGGCAACGCCTTCGTGGCCGAGGCCAAGCGGCAACTGTTCGGTGAGGTCGGGATCGACCTGTTCGCCGGACCGACCGAGACGCTCATCGTCGCCGACGACCACGCCGACCCGTTCACCATCGCCGTCGACCTGCTGTCGCAGGCCGAGCACGGCCCCGATTCCCCGTGCGTACTGATCACCACGTCCGAGGCGGTCGGCCGGGCCACCCTCGACCACATCGAGGCCCTGCTTCCGGGCCTGGTGACCAACGCCATCGCCGGCCCGGCGTGGCGCGATCACGGCCAGGTCCACATCGTCGACACCCTCGCCGAGGCCTACACCCTCGCCGACAAGTTCGCGTCCGAGCACGTCCAGATCCTCACCGAGGACCCCCGTCAGGCCCTGACCTCCATGCGGAACTATGGCGCCCTGTTCCTCGGCGAAGGCACGTGTGTTCCATACGGCGACAAGCTGATCGGCACCAACCACGTCCTCCCGACCCTGGGTGCCGCCAACTACACCGGCGGTCTGTGGGTGGGCAAGTTCCTCAAGACCCTCACCTACCAGGAGGTCCGCAATCTCGACACCAGCGCCCAGTTGGGTGAGATCTGCGGACGGGTCTCGCGGCTCGAGAAGTTCGAGGGCCACGCCCGGTCCGGCGACCTGCGGGCAGCCAAGTTCGGCAACGCCCCGCTGGCGTGGGGCGACATCCCGACCCGGGTGACGTCGGACCGATGA